In Streptomyces nodosus, one DNA window encodes the following:
- a CDS encoding ABC transporter permease, with translation MTADAASAPIDKAEGPVPARGPARGARSGSRTAYLRYAAGKAGGAAVSLLAVLVTSFFLFRLIPGDPVKYMTGGRQVSAEQLAAYRREFGLDLPLWEQFTDYCQKALTGDLGTSYQFRAPVVDKITEALPNTLVLTGTAFVLYTALGIFLGTRSAWRHGRLGDRLNTGLALTLYSLPSFWLGLLLIIVFAVGTGPIPGLFPTGGMESGGREGFAYAVDVAHHLVLPVVTLVAIEYGQTLLVTRSALLDEMGGDYLTTARAKGLRDDLVRRRHAVPNALLPTVTLIFVNLGRTVAGVILVETVFSWPGLGGLFYQALSVPDLPLVQGLFFVFAATVIVMNTLADLIYPLLDPRVGR, from the coding sequence ATGACCGCTGACGCGGCCTCCGCACCGATCGACAAGGCCGAAGGGCCGGTCCCCGCACGGGGGCCGGCCCGCGGGGCACGGTCCGGCTCCCGGACCGCCTATCTGCGCTATGCGGCGGGCAAGGCGGGCGGCGCCGCCGTCTCCCTGCTCGCCGTCCTGGTCACCAGCTTCTTCCTCTTCCGGCTGATCCCCGGCGACCCGGTGAAGTACATGACCGGCGGCCGCCAGGTCTCGGCGGAACAACTGGCGGCGTACCGGCGGGAGTTCGGACTCGATCTGCCGCTGTGGGAGCAGTTCACCGACTACTGCCAGAAGGCGCTCACCGGAGACCTCGGCACCTCGTACCAGTTCCGGGCACCCGTGGTCGACAAGATCACCGAAGCGCTGCCGAACACCCTGGTGCTCACCGGCACCGCCTTCGTCCTCTACACGGCCCTCGGCATCTTCCTCGGCACCCGCTCCGCCTGGCGGCACGGGCGGCTCGGCGACCGGCTGAACACCGGTCTGGCGCTGACCCTCTACTCCCTCCCGTCCTTCTGGCTGGGCCTGTTGCTGATCATCGTGTTCGCGGTGGGCACCGGCCCGATCCCGGGCCTGTTCCCCACCGGAGGCATGGAGTCGGGCGGCCGGGAGGGATTCGCCTACGCCGTCGACGTCGCCCATCACCTCGTACTGCCGGTGGTCACCCTGGTCGCGATCGAGTACGGGCAGACCCTGCTGGTCACCCGCTCGGCGCTGCTGGACGAGATGGGCGGCGACTATCTGACCACCGCGCGCGCCAAGGGCCTCAGGGACGATCTGGTCCGGCGCCGGCACGCCGTGCCGAACGCGCTGCTGCCGACCGTGACGCTGATCTTCGTCAATCTCGGCCGGACCGTCGCCGGGGTGATCCTGGTCGAGACCGTGTTCTCCTGGCCGGGCCTCGGCGGACTCTTCTACCAGGCGCTGAGCGTGCCCGATCTCCCCCTGGTCCAGGGCCTGTTCTTCGTCTTCGCCGCCACGGTGATCGTGATGAACACCCTGGCCGATCTGATCTATCCGCTGCTCGACCCCCGGGTGGGCCGATGA
- a CDS encoding GNAT family N-acetyltransferase — translation MTRTVAESALPYTELHGFGLRLRAWREDDVPALLKGVNDPETRRWSPLRSAPLDEAGARALMDRRAGLLDEGLLAPYCVTDAATGEVLGSVELHRIERPMGHAGVGYWLLPEARGRGTVTRAVELCVRWGFEQLGLHRIDLGHAVPNTASCRVADRCGFGYEGVLRGFLPAPDEPGTYHDTHLHARLATDPYPDIA, via the coding sequence ATGACGCGGACGGTGGCGGAGAGCGCCCTGCCGTACACGGAACTCCACGGCTTCGGTCTGCGTCTGCGGGCCTGGCGCGAGGACGATGTGCCCGCCCTGCTGAAGGGCGTCAACGACCCCGAGACGCGGCGCTGGTCCCCGCTCCGGTCCGCACCCTTGGACGAGGCCGGAGCACGGGCCCTCATGGACCGGCGCGCCGGGCTTCTGGACGAGGGACTGCTCGCCCCGTACTGCGTCACCGACGCCGCCACGGGCGAGGTGCTCGGCAGCGTGGAGCTCCACCGGATAGAGCGCCCCATGGGCCACGCCGGGGTCGGGTACTGGCTGCTGCCCGAGGCGCGCGGCCGGGGCACGGTCACCCGGGCGGTGGAACTGTGCGTCCGCTGGGGATTCGAACAGCTCGGGCTGCACCGGATCGACCTGGGGCACGCGGTGCCCAACACGGCCTCCTGCCGGGTCGCCGACCGCTGCGGCTTCGGGTACGAGGGCGTGCTGCGCGGCTTCCTGCCCGCCCCGGACGAGCCGGGCACGTACCACGACACCCACCTCCACGCACGCCTCGCGACGGACCCATACCCGGACATCGCCTGA
- a CDS encoding ABC transporter permease, producing MGRYVVRRLLQMIPVFVGATLLIFLMVNVMGDPVAGLCGEKQCDPATAAQLRREFGLDRPVWQQYLTYMGHVFTGDFGTAFTGQPVTELMGTAFPVTLRLTIVAILFEVVIGIACGVVTGMRRGRPVDTTVLLLTLVVISVPTFVTGLLLQLLLGVRWGWVRPSVSPNAALGELIVPGLVLASVSLAYVTRLTRTSIAENRRSDYVRTAVAKGLPRHRVITRHLLRNSLIPVVTFIGTDIGALMGGAIVTERIFNIHGVGYQLYQGILRQNTQTVVGFVTVLVLVFLIANLLVDLLYAVLDPRIRYA from the coding sequence ATGGGACGGTATGTCGTCCGGCGTCTGCTGCAGATGATCCCGGTCTTCGTCGGCGCCACCCTGCTGATCTTCCTCATGGTGAACGTCATGGGCGACCCGGTCGCGGGCCTGTGCGGCGAGAAGCAGTGCGACCCCGCCACGGCGGCCCAGCTGCGCCGGGAGTTCGGCCTCGACAGGCCCGTCTGGCAGCAGTACCTGACCTATATGGGCCATGTCTTCACCGGGGACTTCGGCACCGCTTTCACAGGGCAGCCGGTCACCGAACTGATGGGCACGGCCTTCCCGGTCACCCTCCGGCTCACCATCGTGGCGATCCTCTTCGAGGTCGTCATCGGGATCGCCTGCGGAGTGGTCACCGGGATGCGCCGCGGGCGGCCCGTCGACACCACGGTCCTGCTGCTCACCCTCGTGGTGATCTCGGTGCCCACCTTCGTCACCGGTCTGCTGCTCCAACTGCTGCTCGGCGTCCGCTGGGGCTGGGTCCGGCCGTCGGTCTCCCCGAACGCCGCCCTCGGCGAGCTGATCGTCCCCGGACTGGTCCTCGCCTCCGTCTCCCTCGCCTATGTCACCCGGCTGACCAGGACCTCCATCGCCGAGAACCGGCGGTCCGACTATGTCCGCACGGCCGTCGCCAAAGGGCTGCCGCGCCACCGGGTGATCACCCGTCATCTGCTGCGCAACTCGCTGATCCCCGTCGTCACCTTCATCGGCACCGACATCGGTGCCCTGATGGGCGGGGCGATCGTCACCGAGCGGATCTTCAACATCCATGGCGTGGGCTATCAGCTCTACCAGGGGATCCTGCGGCAGAACACCCAGACGGTCGTCGGCTTCGTGACCGTCCTCGTCCTGGTCTTCCTGATCGCCAACCTGCTCGTCGACCTGCTGTACGCCGTACTCGACCCGAGGATCCGCTATGCCTGA
- a CDS encoding ABC transporter ATP-binding protein — translation MADPTEAGKPTDATPNVSAVQVADVHSEEQAVAALDAHVDRGEPILQVRNLVKHFPLTQGILLKKQVGAVKAVDGISFDLYQGETLGVVGESGCGKSTVAKLLMNLERATAGEIFYKGQDITKLSGGALKAVRRNIQMIFQDPYTSLNPRMTVGDIIGEPYDIHPEVAPKGDRRRRVQELLDLVGLNPEYINRYPHQFSGGQRQRIGIARGLALNPEVIICDEPVSALDVSVQAQVINLMERLQNELNLSYIFIAHDLSIVRHISDRVGVMYLGKMAEIGTDEQIYEHPTHPYTQALLSAVPVPDPDAREHRERIILTGDVPSPANPPSGCRFRTRCWKAQDKCSQEVPLLAIPERFKGVDSPAAHESACHFAEEKDVVGAA, via the coding sequence ATGGCTGACCCGACCGAGGCAGGCAAGCCGACGGACGCGACGCCGAACGTCTCCGCCGTGCAGGTCGCCGATGTGCACTCCGAGGAACAGGCGGTCGCCGCCCTCGACGCGCACGTCGACCGGGGCGAGCCGATCCTTCAGGTGCGCAACCTGGTCAAGCACTTCCCGCTCACCCAGGGCATCCTGCTCAAGAAGCAGGTCGGCGCGGTCAAGGCCGTCGACGGCATCTCCTTCGACCTGTACCAGGGCGAGACCCTGGGCGTCGTGGGCGAGTCCGGCTGCGGCAAGTCGACCGTGGCCAAGCTGCTGATGAACCTGGAGCGGGCGACCGCGGGCGAGATCTTCTACAAGGGCCAGGACATCACCAAGCTGTCCGGCGGGGCCCTGAAGGCCGTGCGGCGCAACATCCAGATGATCTTCCAGGACCCGTACACCTCGCTCAACCCGCGGATGACGGTCGGCGACATCATCGGTGAGCCCTACGACATCCACCCCGAGGTGGCCCCGAAGGGCGACCGGCGCCGTCGGGTCCAGGAGCTGCTGGACCTGGTCGGCCTCAACCCGGAGTACATCAACCGCTATCCGCACCAGTTCTCCGGCGGTCAGCGCCAGCGCATCGGCATCGCCCGCGGCCTCGCGCTCAACCCCGAGGTCATCATCTGCGACGAGCCGGTCTCCGCGCTGGACGTCTCGGTCCAGGCGCAGGTCATCAACCTGATGGAGCGACTGCAGAACGAGCTGAACCTCTCCTACATCTTCATCGCGCACGACCTGTCGATCGTCCGGCACATCTCCGACCGGGTGGGCGTGATGTACCTCGGCAAGATGGCCGAGATCGGCACCGACGAGCAGATCTACGAGCACCCGACGCATCCCTACACCCAGGCGCTGCTGTCGGCGGTTCCCGTGCCGGACCCGGACGCCCGTGAGCATCGTGAGCGGATCATCCTGACCGGTGATGTGCCCTCCCCGGCCAACCCGCCGTCCGGCTGCCGCTTCCGCACCCGCTGCTGGAAGGCCCAGGACAAGTGCTCCCAGGAGGTGCCGCTCCTGGCGATCCCCGAGCGGTTCAAGGGAGTCGACTCCCCTGCGGCTCACGAGTCGGCCTGCCACTTCGCCGAGGAGAAGGACGTCGTCGGCGCGGCCTGA
- a CDS encoding ABC transporter substrate-binding protein has product MSTQDQHGPGRSRPHSHRPRTRRLMAAVLTLTAALAATLTPAPQQAEAKEDGTVLTVAVAQSVDSLSPFLAVRLLSTSINRLMYEYLTNYDPKDGHVIPALATKWESSPDKLTWTYTIRSDSKWSDGEQVTAADAAWTFGRMMTDEAAATANGSFVTNFDQVSAPDPTKLVIRLKKPQATMTALDVPIVPKHIWEKVTDLSKFNNDSTFPIVGNGPFVLTDYKPDSYVRLKPNKSFWRGAPKFDELVFRYYKDQDAAVAALRKGEVSFVAGSPSLTPAQAASLKGEKNIHVNEGPGRRFYALAVNPGARARNGKKFGDGDPSLRDERVRHALFMAVDRGAVVDKVFQGHAAEGQGYIPPRYSSYFWQPSADQELAYDPAKAARLLDQAGYRKNADGKRTGKDGKPLDYRVLCHATDPNDKAVGQYLKEWWGKLGIGVRLDCLDNVTDPWLAGKYDLAFDGWSVSPDPESVLSLHTCAELPATPKDTGGTDNFICDKTYDELYARQLAEYDPGKRADLVKQMESRLYDLGYMNVMAYPNAVEAYRTDQIASLTTMPEKAGNIYGQDGYWGWWSAVPAKSAGSSGGSSSTGIVVGIVAGVVVLVAAGVFLGMRRRAGAEDRE; this is encoded by the coding sequence ATGAGCACGCAAGACCAGCACGGCCCGGGGCGCTCCCGCCCGCACAGTCACCGACCCCGTACCCGGCGCCTCATGGCCGCCGTCCTGACGCTCACGGCAGCCCTCGCCGCCACTCTCACCCCCGCTCCCCAGCAGGCCGAGGCCAAGGAGGACGGCACGGTCCTCACCGTGGCGGTCGCCCAGAGCGTGGACTCGCTGAGCCCCTTCCTGGCGGTACGGCTGCTCAGCACGAGCATCAACCGGCTGATGTACGAGTACCTGACCAACTACGACCCCAAGGACGGCCATGTCATACCGGCCCTGGCCACCAAGTGGGAGTCGTCGCCGGACAAGCTGACCTGGACGTACACGATCCGCTCCGACTCCAAGTGGTCCGACGGTGAGCAGGTCACCGCGGCCGACGCCGCCTGGACGTTCGGCAGGATGATGACGGACGAGGCGGCGGCCACCGCCAACGGCAGCTTCGTCACCAACTTCGATCAGGTGAGCGCGCCCGACCCCACCAAGCTCGTGATCCGGCTGAAGAAGCCGCAGGCCACGATGACCGCGCTCGATGTGCCGATCGTGCCCAAGCACATCTGGGAGAAGGTCACCGACCTCTCGAAGTTCAACAACGACAGCACCTTCCCGATCGTCGGGAACGGACCGTTCGTCCTCACCGACTACAAGCCCGACAGCTATGTGCGGCTGAAGCCCAACAAGAGCTTCTGGCGGGGCGCGCCCAAGTTCGACGAGCTGGTCTTCCGGTACTACAAGGACCAGGACGCGGCGGTCGCCGCCCTGCGCAAGGGCGAGGTCTCCTTCGTGGCCGGCTCGCCCTCCCTGACACCGGCCCAGGCCGCCTCGCTCAAGGGCGAGAAGAACATCCATGTCAACGAGGGCCCAGGACGCCGCTTCTACGCCCTGGCCGTGAACCCGGGCGCCCGAGCCAGGAACGGCAAGAAGTTCGGTGACGGCGACCCCTCGCTGCGGGACGAACGGGTGCGGCACGCACTGTTCATGGCGGTGGACCGGGGGGCCGTCGTGGACAAGGTCTTCCAGGGCCATGCGGCGGAGGGCCAGGGCTATATACCGCCGCGCTACTCGTCCTACTTCTGGCAGCCGTCGGCGGACCAGGAGCTGGCGTACGACCCGGCGAAGGCCGCCCGGCTCCTCGACCAGGCGGGCTACCGGAAGAACGCCGACGGCAAGCGCACCGGCAAGGACGGCAAGCCGCTGGACTACCGGGTGCTGTGCCACGCCACCGACCCCAACGACAAGGCGGTCGGCCAGTATCTGAAGGAATGGTGGGGCAAGCTCGGCATCGGGGTCCGGCTCGACTGCCTGGACAACGTGACCGACCCATGGCTCGCGGGGAAGTACGACCTCGCCTTCGACGGCTGGTCGGTCAGCCCCGACCCCGAGTCCGTGCTCTCCCTCCACACCTGCGCCGAGCTCCCGGCGACCCCGAAGGACACCGGCGGCACCGACAACTTCATCTGCGACAAGACGTACGACGAGCTGTACGCCCGGCAGTTGGCCGAGTACGACCCGGGCAAGCGGGCGGATCTGGTCAAGCAGATGGAGTCACGGCTGTACGACCTCGGGTACATGAACGTCATGGCGTACCCGAACGCGGTCGAGGCCTACCGCACGGACCAGATCGCCTCGCTGACCACCATGCCGGAGAAGGCGGGCAACATCTACGGCCAGGACGGCTACTGGGGCTGGTGGTCCGCCGTCCCGGCGAAGTCCGCCGGTTCCTCGGGCGGTTCCTCGTCCACCGGGATCGTCGTCGGCATCGTCGCGGGGGTGGTGGTCCTGGTGGCCGCCGGGGTGTTCCTCGGGATGCGCCGCCGCGCGGGCGCCGAGGATCGTGAGTAG
- a CDS encoding ABC transporter ATP-binding protein, with product MTLLEVRDLEVTYAGGATAVRGVDLSLEAGRKLGIAGESGCGKSTLALALLRLLPAGTRIGGQILLNGEDMLTMRWGRVRAVRWAGASIVFQGAMHSLNAVHRIGDQIAEPILLHHRATAAGARRKTGELLEQVGLPAARATAYPHELSGGQRQRVMIAMALACDPQLIIADEPTTALDVMIQAQILRLIGRLVAEQELGLIMISHDLAVLAETCDRLAVMYAGRVVEEGPARQVHEDARHPYGKALSAAFPRIGDPVSRFAPRGLAGDPPDPSALPSGCAFHPRCPVALESCADQDQLLRHAGPGRRAACVHMEPTVPGPAAATEDARSTP from the coding sequence TTGACACTCCTGGAAGTCCGGGACCTGGAAGTGACCTATGCGGGCGGGGCCACCGCGGTCCGTGGCGTCGACCTCTCGCTGGAGGCGGGCCGGAAACTGGGCATCGCCGGCGAGTCGGGCTGCGGGAAGTCCACCCTGGCGCTCGCGCTGCTCCGGCTGCTGCCCGCCGGCACCCGGATCGGCGGGCAGATCCTGCTGAACGGCGAGGACATGCTGACGATGCGCTGGGGGCGGGTCCGGGCGGTCCGCTGGGCGGGCGCCTCGATCGTCTTCCAGGGGGCGATGCACTCCCTGAACGCCGTGCACCGCATCGGCGACCAGATCGCCGAGCCGATCCTGCTGCACCACCGGGCGACCGCCGCCGGGGCGCGGCGGAAGACCGGTGAACTGCTGGAGCAGGTGGGGCTGCCGGCCGCGCGGGCGACGGCGTACCCGCATGAGCTCTCCGGGGGCCAGCGCCAGCGCGTCATGATCGCCATGGCGCTGGCCTGCGACCCCCAGCTGATCATCGCCGATGAACCGACCACCGCGCTGGACGTGATGATCCAGGCGCAGATCCTGCGGCTGATCGGCCGGCTGGTCGCCGAGCAGGAGCTGGGCCTGATCATGATCAGTCACGATCTGGCGGTCCTCGCCGAGACCTGCGACCGGCTGGCGGTGATGTACGCGGGCCGGGTGGTCGAGGAGGGCCCTGCCCGGCAGGTCCACGAGGACGCCCGGCACCCCTACGGCAAGGCCCTGTCGGCGGCGTTCCCGCGCATCGGCGACCCGGTCTCCCGGTTCGCCCCGCGGGGCCTTGCGGGGGATCCCCCCGACCCGTCCGCGCTGCCCTCCGGGTGCGCCTTCCATCCGCGCTGTCCGGTGGCCCTGGAGAGCTGCGCCGACCAGGACCAGCTGCTGCGCCACGCCGGCCCGGGGCGGCGCGCGGCCTGTGTGCACATGGAGCCGACGGTGCCCGGCCCGGCCGCCGCGACCGAGGACGCGAGGAGCACCCCATGA
- a CDS encoding oligopeptide/dipeptide ABC transporter ATP-binding protein: MTAAPTLLSAERLKVTFPGRHGGPPARAVDGVELGIRAGEIVALVGESGCGKTTLARALLGLERPTAGQVAFGGSPLDYTSRALKAYRRRVQLVLQDPSGSLNPRHTVYDAVAEGLRIHRYTGDERTAVAEALSKAGLRPPERFFLRYPHELSGGQRQRVVIAGALVLEPELIVADEPVASLDASVRGEILALLLRLRTELGLSALVVTHDLGLAWNIADRVAVMYLGRIVETGAVEQVLTAPRHPYTQALLSVLPEAPGEPVILTGEPPDPSRVSPGCRFHPRCPILASGEAERAGVADACRTQDPEILTADTDPQVACHWARARVAG; the protein is encoded by the coding sequence ATGACGGCGGCACCGACCCTGCTCAGCGCCGAGAGGCTGAAGGTGACCTTCCCCGGCCGGCACGGCGGCCCCCCGGCCCGGGCCGTGGACGGTGTGGAACTCGGCATCCGGGCCGGGGAGATCGTGGCCCTGGTCGGCGAGTCGGGCTGCGGCAAGACCACCCTGGCCCGGGCCCTGCTGGGCCTGGAGCGGCCGACCGCGGGCCAGGTCGCCTTCGGCGGCAGCCCCCTGGACTACACCTCGCGGGCCCTGAAGGCCTATCGCCGACGCGTCCAGCTGGTGCTCCAGGATCCCAGCGGCTCGCTGAACCCCCGGCACACGGTGTACGACGCGGTGGCCGAGGGACTGCGGATCCACCGGTACACCGGGGACGAGCGGACGGCGGTCGCCGAGGCCCTCTCCAAGGCGGGACTCCGGCCGCCCGAGCGGTTCTTCCTGCGCTACCCGCACGAGTTGTCCGGGGGGCAGCGCCAGCGGGTGGTGATCGCGGGCGCGCTGGTCCTGGAACCCGAACTCATCGTCGCCGACGAGCCGGTGGCCTCGCTGGACGCCTCGGTGCGCGGCGAGATCCTGGCGCTGCTGCTGCGGCTGCGCACCGAACTGGGCCTGTCCGCACTGGTCGTGACGCACGATCTGGGACTGGCGTGGAACATCGCCGACCGGGTCGCGGTGATGTATCTGGGCCGGATCGTGGAGACCGGCGCGGTCGAGCAGGTGCTGACGGCCCCTCGGCACCCGTACACCCAGGCCCTGTTGTCGGTCCTGCCGGAGGCACCGGGCGAGCCCGTGATCCTGACGGGCGAGCCCCCGGACCCCTCCCGCGTCTCCCCCGGCTGCCGCTTCCACCCCCGCTGCCCGATCCTGGCGAGCGGCGAGGCCGAACGGGCGGGCGTCGCCGACGCCTGCCGCACCCAGGACCCCGAGATCCTCACCGCGGACACCGACCCCCAGGTGGCCTGCCACTGGGCACGGGCACGGGTGGCCGGCTGA
- a CDS encoding VOC family protein, which produces MTLHHIELWVADLECARACWGWLLGRLGWTPYQDWPDGVSWRSGDTYLVIERSPALRGDRHDRLRPGLNHLAFDVPTRRELDTLVSEAPGHGWTLMFADRHPYAGGPHHYAAYLENPDGFEVELVARPEPPCIPTAPEERP; this is translated from the coding sequence GTGACACTGCATCACATCGAGCTCTGGGTGGCCGACCTGGAGTGCGCCCGCGCCTGCTGGGGCTGGCTCCTCGGCAGGCTCGGCTGGACTCCGTACCAGGACTGGCCGGACGGGGTGAGCTGGCGCTCCGGCGACACCTATCTGGTGATCGAGCGTTCCCCGGCCCTGCGCGGCGACCGGCACGACCGGCTCCGTCCCGGCCTCAATCACCTGGCGTTCGACGTCCCCACCCGGCGCGAGCTGGACACCCTGGTCAGCGAGGCGCCCGGGCACGGCTGGACCCTGATGTTCGCGGACCGCCACCCCTACGCCGGTGGCCCGCACCACTACGCCGCCTACCTGGAGAACCCGGACGGCTTCGAGGTGGAGCTCGTGGCGCGCCCCGAACCCCCATGCATCCCTACGGCACCCGAGGAACGCCCATGA
- a CDS encoding peptide ABC transporter substrate-binding protein — translation MRGARLARSAAGAAAVLALAAAGCGGGGGSGTAPGVLSASWGDPQNPLEPSNTNEVQGGKVLDMIFRGLKRYNPRTGAAENMLAERIATSDARTFTVTVKAGWRFSNGEPVTARSFVDAWNYGAGLKNNQKNAYFFGYIEGYDKVHPASGTQSADTLSGLKVTGPRTFTVRLGQKFSSFPDTLGYAAFAPLPRAFFDDHAAWLKRPVGNGPYRIESYTRGSEMSLRKWDGYPGPDKARNKGVDLRVYTDSNTAYTDLLAGNVDLVDDVPATQLRNVKADLGDRYINTPAGIIQTIAFPFYDRRWSKPGMEKVRTGLSMAIDREQITRTLFHRTRTPATDWTSPVLGEAGGFSEGLCGAPCAYHPGEARKLVAEGGGLPGGQVKIAYNADTGSHKEWVDAVCNSINNALRNDKACVGNPVGTFADFRNEIGRHKMQGPFRAGWQMDYPLIQNFLQPLYYTGASSNDGRWSDKRFDRLVDRANAESDRPTAVRLFRQAEEVLRDTMAAIPLWYQNGSAGYAQRLTHVALNPFSVPVYNEIRVG, via the coding sequence ATGCGTGGAGCCAGGCTGGCGAGATCGGCGGCCGGCGCCGCCGCGGTCCTGGCTCTCGCGGCGGCCGGCTGCGGGGGAGGCGGCGGCAGCGGCACCGCCCCCGGGGTGCTCAGCGCCTCCTGGGGCGACCCGCAGAACCCGCTGGAGCCCTCCAACACCAACGAGGTGCAGGGCGGCAAGGTCCTCGACATGATCTTCCGCGGGCTGAAGCGCTACAACCCCCGGACCGGCGCGGCCGAGAACATGCTCGCGGAGCGGATCGCGACCTCGGACGCGCGGACCTTCACCGTCACCGTCAAGGCCGGCTGGAGGTTCAGCAACGGGGAGCCGGTCACCGCCCGGTCCTTCGTCGACGCCTGGAACTACGGCGCCGGCCTGAAGAACAACCAGAAGAACGCGTACTTCTTCGGCTACATCGAGGGGTACGACAAGGTGCACCCGGCCTCCGGCACCCAGAGCGCCGACACCCTCTCCGGGCTCAAGGTGACCGGCCCCCGCACCTTCACCGTCCGGCTCGGCCAGAAGTTCTCCTCGTTCCCCGACACCCTGGGCTATGCGGCCTTCGCCCCGTTGCCCAGGGCGTTCTTCGACGACCACGCCGCCTGGCTGAAGAGGCCGGTCGGCAACGGCCCCTACCGGATCGAGTCGTACACCCGGGGCTCGGAGATGTCCCTGCGGAAGTGGGACGGCTATCCGGGCCCGGACAAGGCGCGGAACAAGGGGGTGGACCTGAGGGTCTACACCGACAGCAACACCGCCTACACCGATCTGCTGGCGGGGAACGTCGATCTGGTCGACGATGTGCCCGCCACCCAGCTGAGGAACGTCAAGGCCGATCTGGGCGACCGGTACATCAACACCCCGGCCGGGATCATCCAGACCATCGCCTTCCCGTTCTACGACCGCCGGTGGAGCAAGCCGGGGATGGAGAAGGTCCGCACCGGACTGTCCATGGCGATCGACCGGGAGCAGATCACCAGGACGCTCTTCCACCGGACCCGCACACCCGCCACCGACTGGACCTCCCCGGTGCTCGGCGAGGCCGGGGGCTTCTCCGAGGGGCTGTGCGGCGCGCCCTGCGCCTACCACCCGGGCGAGGCCAGAAAGCTGGTCGCGGAGGGCGGCGGACTGCCCGGCGGCCAGGTCAAGATCGCGTACAACGCGGACACCGGCTCCCACAAGGAGTGGGTGGACGCCGTGTGTAACTCCATCAACAACGCCCTGCGCAACGACAAGGCCTGTGTCGGCAACCCGGTCGGCACCTTCGCCGACTTCCGCAACGAGATCGGCCGGCACAAGATGCAGGGACCGTTCCGCGCGGGCTGGCAGATGGACTACCCGCTGATCCAGAACTTCCTCCAGCCGCTCTACTACACGGGCGCCTCCTCCAACGACGGCAGATGGTCCGACAAGAGGTTCGACCGGCTCGTCGACCGGGCCAACGCGGAGAGCGACCGGCCCACGGCCGTACGTCTGTTCCGGCAGGCCGAGGAGGTCCTGCGGGACACCATGGCGGCCATCCCGCTCTGGTACCAGAACGGCAGCGCCGGCTATGCGCAGCGACTGACCCATGTGGCGCTCAACCCGTTCAGCGTCCCCGTCTACAACGAGATCAGGGTCGGCTGA
- a CDS encoding ABC transporter permease — protein MTTETTSPVAKAGPRAMAWRRRRHSALRFWRQYRTRRAGLLGLAALTLFALLALTAPLTVGSDVTGVTDAPGRPLESPSGAFPLGTDRFGRDLLGLLVWGSRVSLLVGLLAAVLSVAIGALVGITAGHFRGAYATVLMRITDWFLVMPTLVLAVALATVMSRSLSTIVLAIGVTTWPTTARLVRAQTLAVESRPYIERARALGGGHGHIMLRHVLPNVMPLVLAQTTLMISSSILSEATLAFLGMGDPNVVSWGGLLQDAREAGAVSSGDWWYLVPPGIAIAVVALSFTLCGRAVESVLNPRLGVAR, from the coding sequence ATGACGACCGAGACGACATCCCCGGTGGCGAAGGCCGGTCCGCGGGCCATGGCATGGCGACGCCGGCGTCACTCCGCCCTGCGGTTCTGGAGGCAGTACCGCACCCGTCGCGCCGGGCTTCTGGGCCTGGCCGCGCTCACCCTCTTCGCTCTGCTGGCACTGACCGCGCCGCTGACCGTCGGCTCCGACGTGACCGGGGTGACCGACGCCCCGGGCCGGCCACTGGAGAGCCCCAGCGGCGCGTTCCCGCTCGGCACCGACCGGTTCGGGCGCGATCTGCTGGGCCTGCTGGTGTGGGGCTCGCGGGTCTCCCTGCTGGTCGGGCTGCTCGCGGCCGTGCTGTCGGTGGCGATCGGCGCGCTGGTCGGGATCACCGCGGGGCACTTCCGCGGCGCGTACGCCACCGTGCTGATGCGGATCACCGACTGGTTCCTGGTGATGCCGACGCTGGTCCTCGCCGTCGCGCTCGCCACCGTGATGTCCCGCTCGCTCAGCACCATCGTCCTGGCGATCGGCGTGACGACCTGGCCGACCACGGCCCGGCTGGTGCGCGCGCAGACCCTGGCGGTGGAGTCGCGGCCCTATATCGAGCGGGCCCGGGCGCTGGGCGGCGGCCACGGGCACATCATGCTGCGGCATGTGCTGCCCAATGTGATGCCGCTGGTGCTGGCGCAGACGACCCTGATGATCTCCTCCTCCATCCTCTCCGAGGCGACGCTGGCCTTCCTCGGGATGGGCGACCCGAATGTCGTCTCCTGGGGCGGTCTGCTCCAGGACGCCCGTGAGGCGGGCGCGGTCAGCTCCGGCGACTGGTGGTATCTGGTCCCGCCGGGCATCGCGATCGCCGTCGTCGCGCTGTCCTTCACACTCTGCGGGCGCGCCGTGGAATCCGTGCTCAACCCGAGGCTGGGGGTGGCCCGTTGA